One stretch of Cryptosporidium parvum Iowa II chromosome 3, whole genome shotgun sequence DNA includes these proteins:
- a CDS encoding possible relation to actin related protein 2/3 (Arp2/3) complex subunit 4, producing MQSKKIELHDTDSNAPLLPYLRRLFNTLNREICLFYLPLNLPCMYSVPFIEQEHLIKNLSSADNIDISSSKKSFNRNNKVELIKSLYVYRHSKEFCYIESCIDSVRVSLKFYFKCEFERRLFNQLTIFMKKNSDYLQLVRKKSIEGFDISFLITNHILNSYNNKICISNKSNYDGQMGKYDVIHFILKFVVDIDRQIQDKMLQSTYFSRYYIRKLLQEFNVNVLYKQNSINIPKHKKQLDETNKSEIKGIDPNKAEISISEKNNNLLETKKSLTSTKNINSGSIATQLNDSIGRDAIVLKALKTRNRIKNLIN from the coding sequence ATGCAATcgaaaaaaatagaattacATGATACAGACTCGAATGCACCCTTGTTACCATACTTAAGGAGGCTATTCAATACACTAAATAGAGAAATATGTTTATTCTACCTTCCATTAAATTTACCTTGCATGTACTCAGTTCCTTTTATAGAACAAGAacatttaattaaaaaccTATCAAGCGCTGACAACATTGATATATCTAGTTCAAAAAAAAGCTTTAACAGAAATAACAAGGTAGAGTTAATTAAGAGTCTCTATGTATATAGACACTCAAAAGAGTTTTGTTATATTGAAAGCTGCATTGATAGTGTGAGAGTTAGTCTTAAGTTCTACTTTAAATGCGAATTTGAAAGAAGATTGTTCAATCAGCTAACGATTTTtatgaagaagaattcaGATTATTTGCAATTAGTGAGAAAAAAATCGATTGAAGGATTTGATATTAGCTTTTTAATTACAAACCACATTTTAAATTCATACAACAATAAGATTTGTATAAGTAATAAAAGTAACTATGATGGCCAAATGGGTAAATATGATGtgattcattttattttgaaatttgttGTTGATATTGATAGACAAATTCAAGACAAAATGCTTCAATCAACATATTTCTCGAGATATTATATTAGAAAACTACTTCAAGAATTCAATGTTAATGTTTTATATAAGCAGAATAGCATCAATATTCCTAAACATAAAAAACAATTAGATGAAACAAACAAATCGGAAATAAAAGGAATAGATCCTAACAAAGCTGAAATAAGTATCAGtgagaaaaataataatttattagagACTAAAAAGAGCCTAACATCTACgaaaaatatcaattcaGGAAGTATAGCAACTCAATTAAATGATTCAATAGGCCGAGATGCTATTGTGCTGAAAGCACTGAAAACTAGGAATcgaataaaaaatttaattaactAA
- a CDS encoding PV1H14080_P: MWGRIVSSVSSVLDINQATLSGCIDIIVVPQADGTLHSTPFHVRFGKAKLLKSREKHVSINVNGNDIPLKMKLGAAGEAYFIHQDDPPEDSFENISSPTDSRESSPSDVEISTPSQPANNSSLNISHAKSFETTVEYRNKTDSTDPSNFTNIETENENIQNINEVFQRYNITLSLCGHLLYGGEEDSRHDEYVFQSNIISFEQFENDPDLWYHSCLVAVIDGKPPYYPIKAFYPVITSIIAFGKPPSTQALKKFLGIPEKSSKKIRSSSDCGIIDSNFDHISGNHRANRCLSSTLPLSSKSHIQGCLTAPVSVDNCEVSSFESIESISSSPNLLRMDNPTNTPNCIYLCRSKPPVKYLRHSLRPTSDQLKSMNLKWGANRVTYTVESSLQGRKTVSGTIYLWPPDSRIVVSDVDGTITRSDVLGQLMPIVGRDWSHQGVAELMTNIESNGYKIVYLTARAIGQADATRDFLFGLKQVGNSGNVTLPDGPVFLSPDRLFPSFKREVIDRKPYIFKIAALRDIRNLFPIYRNPLYAGFGNRDTDYRSYSHVGIPEGKIFIIDPKGVIHHINKTYAKT; this comes from the coding sequence ATGTGGGGAAGGATCGTAAGCTCGGTTAGCTCAGTATTGGACATAAACCAAGCAACCTTAAGCGGATGTATTGATATCATTGTGGTACCTCAGGCGGACGGAACACTTCATAGCACTCCTTTCCATGTTAGATTTGGTAAAGCAAAGTTACTTAAAAGTAGAGAGAAACATGTCTCAATTAATGTTAATGGGAATGATATCCCattaaaaatgaagttAGGAGCTGCGGGCGAGGCATACTTTATTCACCAAGATGATCCCCCTGAAGATAGTTTTGAAAACATTTCTTCTCCAACGGATTCCCGTGAATCATCGCCAAGTGATGTGGAAATTAGTACGCCTTCACAGCCAGcaaataattcaagttTAAATATATCCCATGCTAAGTCATTTGAAACTACTGTCGAGTATAGAAATAAGACAGATAGTACTGACCCTTCAAATTTCACAAATATAGAAactgaaaatgaaaatattcaaaatataaatgaagTTTTTCAGAGATACAACATTACGCTATCTCTCTGTGGTCACTTACTATATGGAGGTGAGGAAGACTCAAGACATGATGAATATGTATTtcaaagtaatattatCTCCTTTGAACAGTTCGAAAATGATCCAGACCTTTGGTATCATTCGTGCCTAGTTGCAGTTATAGATGGAAAGCCTCCTTATTATCCAATTAAAGCGTTTTATCCAGTAATTACATCAATAATTGCATTTGGCAAGCCTCCATCAACGCAAGCATTGAAGAAGTTCTTAGGAATACCCGAAAAAAGCTCCAAAAAAATCCGCTCATCTTCAGACTGTGGAATTATTGACTCTAACTTTGATCACATTAGTGGGAACCACCGTGCAAATAGGTGCCTCTCATCAACATTGCCACTTTCTTCTAAATCTCATATTCAAGGCTGTCTTACAGCGCCTGTTTCTGTTGACAATTGTGAAGTATCTTCATTTGAAAGTATTGAAAGCATATCAAGTTctccaaatttattaagaaTGGATAATCCAACTAACACACCAAATTGCATATACTTATGCAGATCAAAACCTCCAGTTAAGTACCTCAGACACTCTTTGAGACCAACATCTGACCAATTGAAAAGcatgaatttgaaatggGGCGCAAATCGAGTAACTTATACTGTTGAGTCTTCTTTACAGGGTAGGAAGACTGTAAGTGGGACTATTTATCTTTGGCCTCCTGATTCGAGGATTGTAGTATCAGATGTAGATGGCACAATTACACGCTCGGATGTATTGGGGCAGCTTATGCCAATTGTTGGGAGAGATTGGTCACACCAGGGTGTAGCGGAACTTATGACTAATATTGAATCCAATGGCTACAAAATTGTTTACTTAACTGCTAGGGCGATTGGTCAAGCGGATGCAACCCGTGACTTTTTATTTGGGTTGAAGCAGGTAGGAAATTCTGGTAATGTAACTTTACCGGATGGACCTGTTTTTTTGTCTCCTGATCGACTCTTTCCATCATTTAAGAGAGAAGTAATAGATAGAAAGccatatattttcaaaattgcTGCCTTGAGAGATATCCGAAACTTGTTCCCAATTTATAGAAACCCCCTTTATGCCGGATTTGGAAATCGAGATACCGACTATCGTTCATATTCTCATGTAGGAATTCCCGAAGGAAAAATTTTCATAATAGATCCAAAAGGGGTGATACATCATATAAATAAGACCTATGCAAAAACGTAA